The genomic region GGGCATCGCCACGGGCGATCAGGCCATGTTCGTCGAGCGCCGTCTGTTCCTCGAAGTGGGCGCCTTCCCCGACCAACCCCTCATGGAGGACGTGGAACTCTCCAAGCGGCTCAAGCGGCATGGCCGGCCGCTTTGCCTGCGCGTGCCCGTGGTCACCTCCAGCCGCCGCTGGGAAGAGGGCGGTATCATTCGCACGATTCTCCTCATGTGGGCGCTGCGCGCCGCCTATGCCCTAGGGGTGCCGGCGGAGCACCTGGCGCGGCGCTACCGCTGAAGAGAAGCGAAAAGAACAGAAACATCCTTTATGGGGGTGGCATGAGGCGGTTTTTGATGCGCTGGAAGCGGGCCAGGGCCCGTTCCCGGCTCGCTTTCAGGTCCACGAGGGGGCGGGGGTAAGTCTCCCCCAGGCGAACGCCGGCGGCCTCCAGGACCGCGGGCGGTGTCGCCCAAGGGGCGTGGAGGTGCTCGTCGGGAAGCCCCGCGAGCTCCGGCAAGTGGCGGCGCAGGTAGACGCCCCGGGGATCAAACTTGCGGCCCTGGAGCACCGGATTGAAGACGCGGAAATAGGGCGCTGCGTCCGCCCCGCAACCGGCGGCCCATTGCCAGCCCAAGGTGTTGTTGGCGAGATCCGCGTCCACCAGGGTGTCCCAGAACCAGCGCGCGCCTTCCTGCCAGGGAACCAGCAGGTTCTTGGTGAGGAAGGAGGCGACGATCATCCGTGCCCGATTGTGCATCCAGCCCGTCGCCCAGAGCTCCCGCATGCCGGCGTCCACCAGGGGGACCCCGGTGCGTCCCCGCCGCCAGGCGGCGAGGACGTCCCGGTAGCGCTCGGCCCAGGGGAAACAGGTGAAACGCCGATCCAGAGGTTCTTCTGGGGTATGGGGGAAATGGATGAGCAGATGGTGGGCGAACTCCCGCCAGACGAGCTGCCGCAGGAAGCTTTCTCCGTGGGCGCGCAGCGCCGCTACCCGGTCAAGGGCCAGGCGCCGCCTCACCGCCGCGGCGACCTGGCGCGGGCCGATCTCGCCGAAGTGGAGATGGGGGGAGAGCCGGGAGGTGCCCGCCAGGTCTAGCCGATCCCGCGCCTCGGCATAGCGGGGAAGGGCGGTGTTCAGGAAAGTCTCGAGCCGCGCCTGGGCCCCCGCTTCGCCGGGGCACCAAGCGGCGCGTAGGCCCCCATCCCAGGGGATTTTCGGCAACAGGGCGAGCTCTTCGAGCTCGAGGGAAGAAAGCGCCGGGGGGACAGGCGGCAGAGCCTGTGGGGCGGGAATCGGGTCGGTGGGCCATCCCCGGCGCAAGCAAGCCCGCCAGAAAGGGGTGAAGACCTGGTAGGGGCTGCCGTCGTCCTTGAGGAGGGAATCCGGTTCAAAGAGGAGCGAGGCGTTGGCGCATTCCACCTGCACTCCTGAGGCGCGAAGCCGCGCTTCC from Burkholderiales bacterium harbors:
- the phr gene encoding deoxyribodipyrimidine photo-lyase produces the protein MMSAAIVWFRQDLRLADNPALARALARCERIVPVYIHAPEESEPWAPGAASRWWLHHALAALDVALRTRGSRLILRRGPSLEALARLARETGATHVFWNRLHEPAHRARDRRVEARLRASGVQVECANASLLFEPDSLLKDDGSPYQVFTPFWRACLRRGWPTDPIPAPQALPPVPPALSSLELEELALLPKIPWDGGLRAAWCPGEAGAQARLETFLNTALPRYAEARDRLDLAGTSRLSPHLHFGEIGPRQVAAAVRRRLALDRVAALRAHGESFLRQLVWREFAHHLLIHFPHTPEEPLDRRFTCFPWAERYRDVLAAWRRGRTGVPLVDAGMRELWATGWMHNRARMIVASFLTKNLLVPWQEGARWFWDTLVDADLANNTLGWQWAAGCGADAAPYFRVFNPVLQGRKFDPRGVYLRRHLPELAGLPDEHLHAPWATPPAVLEAAGVRLGETYPRPLVDLKASRERALARFQRIKNRLMPPP